DNA from uncultured Tolumonas sp.:
TTATGATGTGGCAAGCCAGATATGATGTGACTGACACTAAGATTCTGACATTGATATTGGTCTAACCATGCGATTTTCTGAGCGTCACAGCTATACTTGATGCAATTTGATCCTCCGCCAAAGCACAGTGGCGGCTTATAACGAATTACATCAATAATCGGGTAACCAAATGAACGATATCATTATAACGCAAGAGCAGGTGAACGCAGCTGCAGACGCTATTTGCGCTGAAGGCAATAAACCAACAGTGTTAGATGTACGTAAGCGCTTACAAACCGGCACTATTTCGGCGGTTTGGCGTCTATTTCAGGTCTGGCAATCAGAGCAGGTTACACCTGCTGAACAAGATATTTCCGTTCCTTCTGAATTATTGCGTCCACTGGAAGAGTTTCTTACCCGTCAGGTTGCGGCCGTTAAGTCGCAATTTGAAAATGAAATGGAAACATTACGTCAAATCAACAGTGAATTAATGGCGGAAAATGATAACAAGAACAGCAATTAACCTTGCAAGGTGTGGAGTTAAATTCTGCCCGAGCGATTAAAAATGAAATATCGGGCCGATTTGAACAATTGAATGCGGAACTGAAGCGTGCGCGGGAAGAGATTGATGTTGAAAAAGAATCGGCAACGCAATCACGTATGGAATTAGTGAAAGCTCAATTAAAACTGGAGTCGGTACCTCGTTTGGAAGCCGATCTGGATCAGTTATATAAAACACTGGAACAGGAACGGGTAGCGAAATTAAATGCTGAACACAGCGCGAAAGCCTTGACCGCAAAATTAGAAACCGAAGTTGCTGCGCGTAAAAAAGCAGAAAATGATTTGCTGGAACTGCTACGCCGCAAAGAAGAGAGTGTTGCGCGCGTTTAAGTTTTATCGAACCAAATAGCTAAAAAAGCGGGGCTGGTATTGCCCCGCTTTTTTATTCCGGCAATATTATTTACCGATACAAAACGATGAGAAAATCCGTCCCAGTAAATCATCGGCACTAAAAGCCCCGGTGATTTCACTTAACGCTTCTTGCGCCATGCGCAGTTCCTCCGCCACCAGCTCACCGGCCCGATAGACTTCGAGCTGCACCTTGGCCTCTTCCAAACGGGCAGAAGCGCGTTCAATAGCATCCAAATGGCGGCGACGGGCAATAAACCCGCCTTCCAGCGTGCTTTGGAACCCCATACAGGCTTTCAGATGTTCCCGTAAGGCATCTAAGCCCAGCCCTGTTTTCGCCGAGATTGGATACACCGCATAACCATTTTCTTCGCTGACGGTGAGGTTTTCACCGGTTAGGTCGGCTTTATTGCGGATCACGGTAATGCCAAGGTTTTCTGGTAACCGATCAACAAAATCCGGCCAGATGTCATGTGGGTTACGGGCATCGGTGGTGGTGCCATCGACCATAAACAAGACGCGGTCGGCTTGTTCAATCTCAGCCCAGGCGCGCTCAATACCGATTTTTTCCACGGTATCGGTGGTATCACGCAAACCGGCAGTATCAATGATATCAATGGCATGCCATCGAGATGAATGTGTTCACGCAAGACATCACGGGTGGTGCCAGCAATTTCGGTCACAATCGCCGACTCTCGACCAGCTAATGCATTGAGCAGACTCGATTTTCCGGCATTTGGTCGGCCAGCGATCACCACTTTCATGCCATCACGCAGTAATGCACCTTGTCGCGCTTCGCGATTCACCTGCGCCAGATCATCCATCACGCCATACAGCGCATTGGCAATCTTGCCGTCGGAGAGAAAATCGATCTCTTCTTCCGGGAAGTCGATGGCGGCTTCGACATAAATACGCAGATTAGTCAGCGAACCAACTAGCTGGTGAATGCGCTGTGAAAACTCACCCTGCAGTGATTGCATGGCAGAACGTGCCGCCTGTTCGCTGGTGGCTTCGATTAGATCGGCAATCGCTTCGGCTTGCGCCAGGTCGAGTTTGTCATTCATAAAGGCGCGTTCAGAAAACTCACCCGGACGGGCAAGACGCACGCCTGTAATGGTCAGAATCCGCTTTAGTAACATATCCAGCACTACGGGGCCGCCATGCCCCTGCAGTTCCAGTACATCCTCGCCAGTGAAGCTGTACGGCGCTTTAAACAGCAAGGCGATACCTTGATCCAGCGCTTTACCATCAGCATCACAAAATGGCAGCAGTTCCGCATGGCGCGTTTTTGGTATTTTACCTAATACTTGTTCTGCCACTTGGCTGCTGTGTGGGCCGGAAACACGCAGAATACCGATACCACCGCGTCCGGGTGGTGTGGCAAGCGCAACGATAGTATCTGTAGACATGAGCATTCTCTGAATAGCGTTCTTGATGAAATTGTAATGAATATTACGCGGAAAGCCGAATAAAAAGCCCCGCAAAAAGCGGGGCTCAAAGATCAACCGGAAGAATTTTATTTCTTACGGCTATGCAGACCTTTTTTCTCCAACTGACGGAAGATAATTGTCTGTTGCGTGATAGTAACAATGTTACTCACAACCCAGTACAACGTCAGGCCAGATGGGAACCACAAGAACATGAAAGTGAAGATGATTGGCATGAACTGCATCACTTTCTGCTGCATTGGGTCAGTGACTGTGGTTGGGCTCATCTTCTGGATGTACCACATGGTGGCACCCATCAGCAGCGGCAACACGTAGTACGGGTCTTTCACTGACAAGTCGATCAACCACAGAGCGAACGGCGCATGACGCAGCTCTACGGATTCCATCAGTGTCCAGTACAGCGCGATGAAGATTGGCATCTGTACTAACAGTGGGAAACAGCCACCCAGCGGGTTAACTTTCTCTTCTTTGTACAGCTCCATCATCGCCTGCGACATCTTCTGGCGATCATCACCCAGACGTTCACGCAGCGCGGTCAGTTTTGGCTGCAGCATACGCATTTTAGCCATTGAGGTGTATTGCGCTTTTGACAGCGGATACATACCACCACGCACAATCAGCGTGATCAGAATAATTGCCACACCCCAGTTACCAACTAAACCATGCAGGAACTGCAACAGTTTGAACAGCGGTTGAGCGATAAACCACAGATAACCGTAATCGACAGTCAGATCCAGATGCTGGGCAGTGGCAGCCATCTGATCTTGCAGTTTTGGACCAACCCACAGGCTGGTACCCACCACAGCTTCAGCATTAGCCGCAACGGTGGTGATTGGCAGTTTAATACCAATGATGGCATCACCACTGTCTTTTACATCCGCATTCACATTAACAGTTTTCGCATAAATGTGGTTTTGTGCGTCTGGTTTACCGGTCCAGGCAGCTACAAAATAGTGCTGCAGCATACCGGCCCAACCGGCTGGTGTAGCCACATCCAGTTTGGCTTCATTGATGTTGCTGAACTTCAATTTTTCATAGCGGTGTTCAGCAGAAGAGTAAGCTGCACCGTGGAACGCGCTGGACATCATGCCAGGGCTGCTTTGTTGATCAGCTGGTGCGGCAATAGTTTGTTTCAGCTGACCGTAAAACTGAACTTCCAGTGGCTGCGCAGATGTATTTTTCACCTGATAATCAACGCCAACGGCGTAGCTATCACGTTTCAGAACAAAACGTTTGGTGAAGATGTTGCCTTTAGCATCGGTGTATACCATCGGTACTACCAGCTCATCTTTACCATCAGCCAGTTTGAATTCGGTACCGGTTGCAGTGTAAACCGGGCGGATCGCCTGATTATCGACACCATCACGACCAATCAGACCACTTTGCGCAATGTATTGGTGTTGTGGTTTTTTATCCAACAGCACAAATGGTTTATCAGAACCCTGAGTTTCCGTCTGTTTCAGCAATTTCGCTTCAACAATGTCACCGCCCAGCGTATCGACTGTCAGTTCCAGCACATCAGAACGCAGAGTCAGCAGTGCGTGTTTGGCATTGCCGGTTTCGTTTTGATTTGGAACATCACCACTGGATGAAACAGGAACAGAACTTTCCGCGGTCGCTGGGGCTGCAGGTTTCGGCGCCTTATCAACCATCCAGCTCTGCCAGAGCATGAAGGAGACCAGCAATAAGCCGATCAAGAGGAGATTACGTTGAGGTTGCATAGTTATTTTCTTCGCTTCGATTGCTGAGGTTGCGGAACCGGATCATGGCCGCCTGAATGTAAAGGGTGACATTTTAATAGACGTTTGCCACCTAACCAAATGCCT
Protein-coding regions in this window:
- a CDS encoding DNA-binding protein translates to MNDIIITQEQVNAAADAICAEGNKPTVLDVRKRLQTGTISAVWRLFQVWQSEQVTPAEQDISVPSELLRPLEEFLTRQVAAVKSQFENEMETLRQINSELMAENDNKNSN
- the yidC gene encoding membrane protein insertase YidC → MQPQRNLLLIGLLLVSFMLWQSWMVDKAPKPAAPATAESSVPVSSSGDVPNQNETGNAKHALLTLRSDVLELTVDTLGGDIVEAKLLKQTETQGSDKPFVLLDKKPQHQYIAQSGLIGRDGVDNQAIRPVYTATGTEFKLADGKDELVVPMVYTDAKGNIFTKRFVLKRDSYAVGVDYQVKNTSAQPLEVQFYGQLKQTIAAPADQQSSPGMMSSAFHGAAYSSAEHRYEKLKFSNINEAKLDVATPAGWAGMLQHYFVAAWTGKPDAQNHIYAKTVNVNADVKDSGDAIIGIKLPITTVAANAEAVVGTSLWVGPKLQDQMAATAQHLDLTVDYGYLWFIAQPLFKLLQFLHGLVGNWGVAIILITLIVRGGMYPLSKAQYTSMAKMRMLQPKLTALRERLGDDRQKMSQAMMELYKEEKVNPLGGCFPLLVQMPIFIALYWTLMESVELRHAPFALWLIDLSVKDPYYVLPLLMGATMWYIQKMSPTTVTDPMQQKVMQFMPIIFTFMFLWFPSGLTLYWVVSNIVTITQQTIIFRQLEKKGLHSRKK